A region of the Oncorhynchus gorbuscha isolate QuinsamMale2020 ecotype Even-year linkage group LG02, OgorEven_v1.0, whole genome shotgun sequence genome:
catgctgtgttgtcatctgTTGCTGCCgttctgttgttgtcttagttctctctttatgtagtgttgtctctcttgtcgtgatgtgggttttgtcacacacacacacacacacacacacacacacacacacacacacacacacacacacacacacacacacacacacacacacacacacacacacacacacacacacacacacacacacacacacacacacacacacacacacaatttttaTTTGAAATCCCAGCCCTCGTCCCCACAGGTCTTTTGGtaggatgtcattgtaaataagatgtttttcttaactgacttgcctagttaaatatatatttttaaatgcccACCTCCAATGGTAATAAATGGTGTCTCAAACAACCGCAAGTGAAGCAAAGTAACACCATGTATGTAATGTAAGTTCCACCAGAACTTACCTTCAGTCCGTTCTGTGGGTTCATTAGGAAATTTCTGCCAATGTCGTCAAACATGATAGTGTTCCTCTTGCTGTAGAACTCACTGTACTTTCCCCATATTACCCCGAGAGGCTTGACCTGTAACACATCCAtcacaacactgtctggagaCAGTTCGTTCAGGCAACTGGGACACGAATCAGTGGGATTGAGGAGGTTGTCTGCTCCAGTGTAGGCCCACTCACCTCCACTACACCCCTCTTAGGCGTGTGCACGGTGATCATGGCTGCACTGTCCAGCATGAAGGTGATCTTGTAGTTAGGGTTGTCTGTCACTCCCAGCTCCTGAGAAACCAGAGGGCACGGTGAGACAGTCACATACACCACAACAGGAAGGCACCATCTGATCTGACATTCTATACTACAGGTCAATAGCGCATATTAAATCATTGCTGCTCAATATGCATGTGTATAGTGCTCTCAATGGAAGTTTACATGTTgtgaaaaatatttttggggaacACTGCCTCTTTCTGGCCATGAAGAGTCAACAAATTGAGACTgataaaaaaaatcataataataAACTTATCAGAAGAGAATACTTACTTTCATTTTAGCATCAATCCACTTCATACTCGTGGCAGCTAGAACAAATTAAAACACAAATTAGGGCCAGttaacttcaactgtacatcaaaACAAGCAGTTTGGTACTTACACCAGATGGCGATGTCATAGTCCTCATACGCCGAGGTCAGGAACTCATGGAGAAAAGGCCTCATGAGCTCCTGTCCCGTCTCGGCACATGACTTGTGATCTGGAATGAAACAAATCACAGAGAAACATGCTCAAACGTGTGGAAAAAAAGAACAGCATAAGGACAAGTGTATAACATCTTTCAACAATATTCTACATTCTTaaaaatctaaaatatgtttCATATTTAGAAAATGGTGAAATTATTAAATCACTTAACTAGGCAAACAGCAGTGCCCAGTGCAGTTTTAATAGTCTTCTTACTCACCAAACAACGTGTAGTCCACATCTAGTACCAACAGACTCTTTCCTACCCTGGGTGGGTTCATCCCCTCCACTTTGTAGTCTTTCACACGGCGGGCTATCTTGGCCAAGTTCTCCTCtctaaagaaaacaaaaaagggCATTAAGTTAAAACAAGACATTGGACTGACTATGTGATCTTAGAAAACATATCGTAGAGTGCAAAGCGAAGTTGGAGCCGAATCAATTCATTACTTGTATGACTGAAACTGCGCTAGAAATGATTTGGATCTGCAAAGTCCTACTGCACCTGTTCTGTACTTCAATCACCTCTTCTTCAATGTCAAAGTCATTGACAACGTCATCATTCTCTGGGGGAGGTGCTAAAACGTCTTCCttcacaaaacaaaacaaagcgATTGAGTGTTATGAGGCCTAGGTCTTTGACATGCTAAAGTTAGAAACATCAACACTCTACAAGTCTGTGCTTGTTGTGACATTGCTTCTGGTAAACAGCTGGAAGCAGGCTCCACCAATCACAGTCCTAGGTGTGGAATGGTTCAACTGTACTGTTTAGTACAAGAGCAGAAGGAAGAGGAACCCACCagactctcctccctgctgcccaTCATCATGATCTTGGTATTGGGTTTCAGCTTTAGTGAACCAAGCTTCACTTGGTCCTCTGCTGGTTTgcctgggagagagacagaaccatTAAGACGTGATGAATCAGATATCCAGACAACTCAGAAAAGGGCAGAAATCCACAACGGTGTGAAGCGTGAGAGGGAAAATACTTCCATACAATCTGTGCTGCACGTGCCAATTAACTCTCAAATGCAGTAAAACAGTTATTGGCTTTTTACCTTTGACCTTTAAACCTAGGAGTTTCTGCCTCTCTGGGAGAACCCCTGTCAGGGACTTGATGGACTGCTTGAGGTCCAGCACAGTGTCCTCTTCGGAGAGTGTCCTGATGGAGTACTCCTGCCCTCCCCATTTAATgatcacagacacagacatgctgGCGCGAACCTCCTGCAACACTTGTACGAGATCAGAATAATAACTCccagctagctacacatccagaAAACATAACAGCAAAGCAATCTTATTGGAGAGTCATTGCTTCCAGTACTTTGCAATGAAAACAAGTTATAAATTAAAGTTGAATATGGCTACCATATGGTTTGTTAGTTAGCTACCTAGGTTAGGGTTGGCATAGTATTATCTTCGTAGATAGATTCAGCTCACGCCACTCagtaaattagctagctagcaaacgttaGCAAGCTAGTTATTATCCGCAATTTATCAAATCACTCAGATGCAATCTGATCAAATGATGAAAAACTGTACATCATGTCTGGCATTACTAAGAAAAAAAAATGACTTGCGTGTCTCTCATTCATCCAGATCGAGCTAGCTAGCGAGCTACATCAATGGCCTGCCAACCATGGCCTGTTATTTATACAAGAGTCAAGACAATCAGATGCGCATTCATACCTAAAAAATTGCGGTGTGCCACAATTCCCTTCGTTTCTGTGGTGTGCAGGAACACGTGCTACGAAGTATAATAACTGTGTAATGTAAGTGCTTTCTTAAAACTCAGTTTGATTCAGTGTTGTTTAATAATCAGCAGTCGTTTCTGTCGCCCGGTTTGTTACCAAGCGCGCTTCGTTTATAACTTCCTGTGGGTGGTGTACTACTAAAATACCGACAGATGGAGACAAATAGCAAGGGATAATAGCCAGCGCTTGCAAATGCATTGATTTATCCCATTTGTAACTACACAGTCACCGAATAATATACTTGAAGTTATTCACCTAAATGTAGGCTTTGTGCTGTAGTATGTAATTTTATTTAGTCTAAAAAGTTACATTTATTTTCAACTCTATTGAAGTATTTTAGAGCCCTTCAATCATGCTTCTCAGTTCCATTACGTTACACATAAGAGTCATTGGACAGAAGGAGTCTTCTCACCGCTCATTAGACAGGTATTTTCTGAGCTAAACCGACCAAAGACGCACCTCCAACAACACATACAACCTCACATATGCTGTCCAAAAACAATGACAATTTCTCTTAACCAGTGGCATATGGGCTTTTTAGGTGAGAGCTGATACCGCCCTGTGATAAGCAGGGCCCACTTTGTCAAAAGCAGGAATGGGTAATATTGTGCTTGTCCATTCCCAGTGCTCCTCTCTAGGGTGATGTTGGAGAgactcatcgctgcaactccaccAACGTTTTGTCAAAAAAATGTACCTAATATAAATCCTGTAGCACATATAGGATATGGCAGAAATAGTATGTGGCCTTTTCTGTAGCTTACAGGTTAGAGATAAAATGGATGACAATGTAATGAGACGGACACTTTTTACATCAGGTTTCTTCGATCTAATAGTCAAACCTAAATGACGCTCAATCAAACAAACATGCGAAGTCATGTTATCAAACATATCCTAAAAACTGGACAGGTCGAAGTAAAATGGACCATATGAAATGGACAATCACAACTGTTGTCCAGGAGTTTCACCccattgtcatgatcagtggtttcaagtttgtatcCATCCATTTTTGACAAGCTGATCATAGTGAAACATAATATACCTCTGCATTTCCCGTTGTGTAAACACATTGCACATATAATCATAATAACTCCTGATACAGTTGGGTAGCTGATACTCAGTGCTTAAATTGCCAAATTGATTCATTATAGGAATCAGGACTAATAAACCAATGCAACGGGCCGTTTTACAAACagtgggcctaccacatggatgggcattcataaaatTCAATTTCTGGCAGATATGGTAGGCTACACCCCAGTAAGCACGAGCCGATGTCTTTTGGGTGTCGTTTTCTGGTGTTTGACAAAAGGTAGGCTTACCATATAGATGGGCGATCATACAATTCAATTTCAGCCAACACTCTAGGCATCTTAGTAAGCATGTAACGACGCTGACGCCTTTTGGACATCTTTGTTTTGGTTGAGTCCAGAACGGCCTTGATTTCCACATCCACGGACATTGATTTTTGGTCCGGACcggaaataagctttttgtgcatatggaaaatgtatgggatcttttatttcagcttatgaaacatgggaccagcactttacatgttgcgtttacatttttgtaGCATGCTCATAATGGAAGAAGGCCGCCAGAAAcgtgttgtcactgaaaaatGATGTTGACTGCAACTGTGATAAAGCCATTAAAACAGAATACAGTGAgtgtatatttagatttttttaaattcatgaattattttattttgatATGAAAGAAAAGGGCTTGATGTTTGTAGAACCTAATTGCAATTGAGAATAAATTCATGTTTACATGGAGTTTTTGGCTGTTTTGGCTAACAGAGAAGTCTACCTCTGTAAATGACCAGGCCCCTCGGAGTAAAGGTACTAGGGCTGAATGTTTATATACTCACATCATGTGTACATCAAACAAACAGTGAGGAATATGTAAAATACCATGTTTAaaactgcaatatgtaactttttagtTTACCCGGACAAAATCCACATAGAAATATTAGTTATAAGAACTGTAATTATCAATGAAaggaagtctaagaagcagtagatatgTTATATGGGTGCTATTCCTATACTTCCCTTACTTACATTTCGTTTTTGCGTATTTTACTTTtggcttcaaacagctgaatatACAACATTTTTGGTCAAATTAGGCGAATTATAAGAACAACATTCAATTAAATGGCAGAGCGACTTTAGCATATTCCCCCTGTAATTACCTGATTCCAGACGTCTGTCTAGGCGTAATCCCAAATGAGACGCCTAGACCTCTGGAATAAGCTTGCGCTCATATCGTATTTTCTGTTGAGCATTGC
Encoded here:
- the LOC123995057 gene encoding ubiquitin-like domain-containing CTD phosphatase 1 isoform X2 translates to MWKSRPFWTQPKQRCPKGVSVVTCLLRCLECWLKLNCMIAHLYVLQEVRASMSVSVIIKWGGQEYSIRTLSEEDTVLDLKQSIKSLTGVLPERQKLLGLKVKGKPAEDQVKLGSLKLKPNTKIMMMGSREESLEDVLAPPPENDDVVNDFDIEEEVIEVQNREENLAKIARRVKDYKVEGMNPPRVGKSLLVLDVDYTLFDHKSCAETGQELMRPFLHEFLTSAYEDYDIAIWSATSMKWIDAKMKELGVTDNPNYKITFMLDSAAMITVHTPKRGVVEVKPLGVIWGKYSEFYSKRNTIMFDDIGRNFLMNPQNGLKIRPFMKAHLNREKDKELFKLSQYLKEIAKLEDFSGLNHKHWERYRAKKQSQ
- the LOC123995057 gene encoding ubiquitin-like domain-containing CTD phosphatase 1 isoform X3 yields the protein MSVSVIIKWGGQEYSIRTLSEEDTVLDLKQSIKSLTGVLPERQKLLGLKVKGKPAEDQVKLGSLKLKPNTKIMMMGSREESLEDVLAPPPENDDVVNDFDIEEEVIEVQNREENLAKIARRVKDYKVEGMNPPRVGKSLLVLDVDYTLFDHKSCAETGQELMRPFLHEFLTSAYEDYDIAIWSATSMKWIDAKMKELGVTDNPNYKITFMLDSAAMITVHTPKRGVVEVKPLGVIWGKYSEFYSKRNTIMFDDIGRNFLMNPQNGLKVDNHIVVHQIRPFMKAHLNREKDKELFKLSQYLKEIAKLEDFSGLNHKHWERYRAKKQSQ
- the LOC123995057 gene encoding ubiquitin-like domain-containing CTD phosphatase 1 isoform X1, with protein sequence MWKSRPFWTQPKQRCPKGVSVVTCLLRCLECWLKLNCMIAHLYVLQEVRASMSVSVIIKWGGQEYSIRTLSEEDTVLDLKQSIKSLTGVLPERQKLLGLKVKGKPAEDQVKLGSLKLKPNTKIMMMGSREESLEDVLAPPPENDDVVNDFDIEEEVIEVQNREENLAKIARRVKDYKVEGMNPPRVGKSLLVLDVDYTLFDHKSCAETGQELMRPFLHEFLTSAYEDYDIAIWSATSMKWIDAKMKELGVTDNPNYKITFMLDSAAMITVHTPKRGVVEVKPLGVIWGKYSEFYSKRNTIMFDDIGRNFLMNPQNGLKVDNHIVVHQIRPFMKAHLNREKDKELFKLSQYLKEIAKLEDFSGLNHKHWERYRAKKQSQ